Proteins encoded together in one Triticum dicoccoides isolate Atlit2015 ecotype Zavitan chromosome 7B, WEW_v2.0, whole genome shotgun sequence window:
- the LOC119339285 gene encoding uncharacterized protein LOC119339285: MLQIIEQNPPPRALLPTPAALAITGSPPSPVAGQSPASVALGGSLSFSRPPASCLHVRLCPARVRCRVPAPACLTPLLSRPRPPSAPVPMSCGSNSAEPDLRIVEEMKRTRYIVFLFQREAMKKRKKKAEAMPDVAIEILLISRFSFFKQGDILFIIWCTCF, encoded by the exons ATGCTGCAG ATCATCGAGCAGAACCCGCCGCCCCGTGCCCTACTCCCGACGCCGGCCGCCCTCGCCATCACcggctcgccgccctcgccggtcGCTGGCCAGAGCCCAGCCTCCGTGGCTCTAGGAGGATCCCTTTCCTTTTCCCGCCCCCCTGCGAGCTGCTTGCACGTGCGCCTCTGCCCTGCACGTGTGCGGTGCCGCGTCCCTGCCCCTGCCTGTCTGACGCCCCTGCTAAGCCGGCCGCGGCCGCCCAGTGCCCCAGTGCCCATGTCCTGCGGTAGCAACTCAGCTGAGCCCGATTTAAG AATTGTTGAAGAAATGAAGAGGACCAGATACATTGTTTTTCTTTTTCAAAGAGAagctatgaagaaaaggaagaagaaggcagAGGCTATGCCAGATGTGGCCATCGAAATCTTGTTGATCTCTCGGTTCAGCTTCTTCAAACAGGGAGACATATTATTCATAATTTGGTGTACTTGCTTCTAA